cagttaaagaagaagtaaattaaGGATAGTGAGAGAATACTATCAACGGTGGTGGACATATACTTAGTATCGTTGCTTATTCTCAGCCTCTCCGGCCGCCAAATGTAGTTAATTAACGCCTGCCTCCTCCTGCTTCAATTAATTCATCAATACCCAATTAGCAGTAATTATTATTCAACTAGTAGAATCTTtctcattattaaaataataatatattgtGAATTAAATTAATTGATGTCTTAAGTGGGTACCTAATCActattaaaaaagaagaagaagaagaaaacatgtCTCCTATGTACGAATTTCATCCAACACTTTACCGGTTCGAGTTTGCAACAGTTATAGTGTTATACATTATTAAACGACAATGTTATAACTTGGCCAAAAAACTAGCCGATATATGCTCAGCTCCactacttaattaattaagtattccacttgaatatattataatataagcTGCTGTGAAGTAgttaatttaacaaaatattgtattttttcCCTTAAAATATATAGTAAGTATATGGCTTTTACTACCAATGACATGACCTAAAAAAAGGGACAccggaaaaagaaaagaaaaaaaaatggcatgTCAGTAGTGGTGACATTTTTTCTGTCCCTAGCTAGTTCTAATGTGTTACCGCGGCGGCCATGGCGGCTGCTGGCGGCGAAGCCGGAGAGGACACAAGCGGCGGAACAACATGTTGATGAGTTTCGTCGTACAAGAACCTCTGCACGATCCTTCTAGCTTTAGCCACCACGTGATCCTCCCAAGCGGCTTCTTGTGTGTTAAGAAAAGCCTGAGTGGCGTCGAGGCGGTGCATGTTTCTCTTCCACACGGCGTGGAGGCGCTGAATCTTGTGTAGCTGGCGGTTGGCGAGCTTGCAGTTGTTGAGCTTGATGGTGGCAATGGCGTCTTCTAGAAGCCTGTTCTTGGTTTCCTGGTCTGCTTCCATGGACTCGGCTTTAAGAAATTGGTGAAACTCAGGGACTCCAATGGCCCTCCGAATCCCTCTGGAGTAGTCTCCGGAAGGGTCAAAGAAATCGCGAACTTCGTTGACTTGACCGGCCTGAATCATTTTGTCAACGCGGCGTTCCAAAGAGGAATGGAGGACGGGGAGGGAAACGTCGACCCAGAGGAAGCAGCAGTCGTAGCTTAAACGAAAGTGGTCATGGTGGTTGACCAAGTGGTCAATGAAGGAGTTAGAACCACCGGCAATGATGGGAAGAGCGTTTCGCTGCACGATTGAATCAACGGCTCTGGTTGCTTCGTGAGAGAATTGTGTGGCTGTGAAGTCGTCATCGTCAACGAAACCAAGAAGGTGGTGTGGGACCCCACGAGACTCTTCCTCTGTGACCTTGTTAGTGGTGATGTTGAGGCCTTTGAAGACTTGAATTTTGTCGGAGTTGACAATCTCCGCCGGTTTGAAGTGAGTGGCTATGTCAATGGCTAGCTTGGACTTGCCGGTGCCGGTGGCGCCGATCACCACCACAACCTTCTCCTTGGTGGTGATGCGGTGGTGGAAGAGGGACTCCATGGTCATGAGTAGGGGCTTGCATCCACATGACACCGAGTTATtaacactcatcatcatcatcatcatcttgtTTCTTCTTTAAAACCGAACCTGCCAAGTTGACCaaacatttatttattaaaactcTGCTACCAATTGCGCTACCAACACAGCTCATATCTCTATTAATCTAATCAAAATACAAAGCAATGCCATATgcattattattaataaacaaTCTATGTTTTTATTTATCCCTGTAATTAAATTAGGCACTCTCAAAAACAACAATTTTTTACAGAACTATAAAACTATGAATACGCACCTCTAATTAATTATAGATAGCTGCTATAGTAGGAGTagctatatatatgtatgttgtTGGAGGAAAATTAAGAGTATGGTGTTATTATATGGATAATCGAAAAGGGATtcaaaaaagaataataaaaaaaaattggtttgaGTAGAAGGTGATTGATGAGATCAGAGTTGTGAGTAACTAACTGGAGTTTAGTTTCTGAAATGTGGCTATCCAACTATGGCAGTCTATGCACCCTCACCTTCCTCTATTTATACACTCACCTTCTATGGCccaccatatatatataattataatagtaataataagcaaaaaaaaaatgacaaaaatgtttttttttttcttccttcttttcaTTATTTTCCTCCGTAAGTAAACTGAAAGTTGTACCGGTAAATGAATAAAGAAAAATGTAAGGAGCCATGATGAGagctttttttttcctttcttactttaaagttttaaattaattagatcgctttttcttttcttttttttctatttttattttttgtgatgAATGTATTGgtcttattttttttagtgtAGTATACAGCTGGTTTTTTTTTCAATCGGTACATGCATGGACAAGTTTTTCGGCACATTATGCAGTTAGCTCTTAAGTATCagatattttg
Above is a genomic segment from Arachis stenosperma cultivar V10309 chromosome 1, arast.V10309.gnm1.PFL2, whole genome shotgun sequence containing:
- the LOC130938912 gene encoding adenylate isopentenyltransferase 5, chloroplastic-like, which translates into the protein MMMMMMSVNNSVSCGCKPLLMTMESLFHHRITTKEKVVVVIGATGTGKSKLAIDIATHFKPAEIVNSDKIQVFKGLNITTNKVTEEESRGVPHHLLGFVDDDDFTATQFSHEATRAVDSIVQRNALPIIAGGSNSFIDHLVNHHDHFRLSYDCCFLWVDVSLPVLHSSLERRVDKMIQAGQVNEVRDFFDPSGDYSRGIRRAIGVPEFHQFLKAESMEADQETKNRLLEDAIATIKLNNCKLANRQLHKIQRLHAVWKRNMHRLDATQAFLNTQEAAWEDHVVAKARRIVQRFLYDETHQHVVPPLVSSPASPPAAAMAAAVTH